In one window of Kosmotoga pacifica DNA:
- a CDS encoding DNA-directed RNA polymerase subunit alpha codes for MIGFVMPKTLKVEESREEANSYYEKFVLSPMERGYAVTIGNALRRVLLSSIPSMAITKLKIPNKYHEYDVIEGVKEDVLEIILNLKKVQLKPALEFSDPVKLVIDKRGPGVLTAGDIRTPTGVEVVNPSQYIATLNEEAEIYMELFAEIGKGFVPVSEMEVEQDVEMIYIDGIFSPVLKVNFISENVRVGKKTDYDKLILEVWTKKSIKPSEALLKATDILMKHFEVVSSSLGQEPQTIESFLGDSELLVSEEIRSEEVTEEPETDSILSKRIEELELSVRSLNCLKRDKINTIGDLVNRSEADLLKIRNFGEKSMEEVKKQLKEKFNLTLKKE; via the coding sequence ATGATTGGATTCGTAATGCCTAAGACCCTGAAGGTCGAAGAGAGTAGGGAAGAAGCGAATAGCTATTATGAAAAGTTCGTTCTTTCTCCGATGGAAAGGGGCTACGCCGTGACCATTGGTAACGCCTTGAGGAGAGTACTGCTCTCTTCGATTCCAAGTATGGCCATAACAAAACTGAAGATCCCGAATAAATATCATGAATACGATGTCATCGAGGGTGTGAAGGAGGATGTTCTGGAGATAATCCTCAATCTCAAAAAAGTCCAGCTCAAACCTGCTCTAGAATTCTCTGATCCTGTAAAGCTCGTGATTGATAAGAGAGGACCAGGTGTCCTCACCGCTGGTGACATCAGAACCCCTACCGGGGTAGAAGTTGTCAATCCTTCTCAATATATTGCTACCCTGAACGAAGAAGCAGAGATTTACATGGAACTTTTTGCCGAAATTGGCAAGGGTTTTGTTCCGGTTTCTGAAATGGAAGTGGAGCAGGACGTTGAGATGATATATATAGATGGGATTTTTAGTCCTGTTCTGAAAGTTAATTTCATCTCCGAGAATGTACGTGTAGGAAAGAAAACTGACTACGACAAACTGATCCTGGAAGTTTGGACAAAGAAGTCAATAAAACCCTCTGAAGCACTTTTGAAGGCTACGGACATTCTCATGAAGCACTTTGAAGTTGTTTCGAGTAGTCTCGGTCAGGAACCGCAAACCATCGAATCTTTTCTCGGCGATAGTGAGCTCCTCGTTTCTGAAGAAATTCGATCCGAGGAAGTTACAGAAGAGCCGGAAACCGATTCTATTCTGTCGAAGAGAATAGAGGAACTGGAACTATCCGTTAGATCCTTGAATTGCCTTAAAAGGGACAAGATCAACACCATAGGGGACCTTGTCAATCGTTCAGAAGCTGATCTCCTTAAAATTAGGAATTTTGGTGAGAAGTCCATGGAAGAGGTTAAAAAGCAACTCAAGGAGAAATTCAATCTTACGTTAAAGAAAGAATGA
- a CDS encoding bL17 family ribosomal protein gives MRHRMHKKKLNRPHNQRVALMRGLAREVFEHGTIMTTTTKAKAVKPFVESIITKAKEAALCARQIAEKSEGDPELVALKARNVALRREINRHFNDRKLVKKICDEIAVNYLNRNGGYTRIVKVGRRRGDAAELSILQLIKPEETKNSEEN, from the coding sequence ATGAGGCATAGAATGCATAAGAAAAAGTTGAACAGGCCTCACAATCAGCGCGTCGCTCTGATGAGAGGTCTCGCCAGAGAGGTCTTTGAGCACGGAACTATAATGACAACAACGACCAAAGCCAAAGCCGTAAAGCCGTTCGTTGAGTCCATCATAACGAAAGCAAAGGAAGCAGCTCTCTGTGCCAGACAGATCGCAGAGAAAAGCGAAGGCGATCCGGAGCTTGTTGCGTTGAAAGCAAGAAACGTTGCTCTTCGAAGGGAAATTAACAGACATTTCAACGATAGAAAACTTGTTAAAAAGATCTGTGATGAAATAGCTGTTAACTATCTCAACAGAAATGGCGGTTATACAAGGATCGTAAAGGTCGGTCGTCGCAGAGGAGATGCTGCAGAACTCTCTATTCTTCAACTCATAAAACCTGAAGAAACCAAAAACTCCGAGGAAAATTGA